One window from the genome of Variovorax sp. PAMC26660 encodes:
- a CDS encoding prolyl oligopeptidase family serine peptidase: protein MTSSLPPQQQAPQQDDEHLWLEDIDGDAQLAWARQENAKTVQAYAQSPAFNALEQGILEVLDSDERIPMVRKIGPGYYNFWRDKTHPKGLWRRTTLAEYRKPQPAWETVLDIDALAAADGENWVWHGADCLDPDYKRCLVSLSRGGADADVVREFDLESKQFVEGGFTLPEAKNHVGWKDIDHLYVATDFGPGSMTSSSYPRIVKEWQRGTPLASAVTVYEGAHEDMSVSAYRDNTPGFERDFVSRQIDFYDSETWLRGSDGQLVKIDVPDDSNMEVTREWMLIEPREDWTVGGTTYTSGSLLAAKFNDFMAGKREITVLFEPDDTTALDSHSWTRNHLIVNVMHDVVNRLEVLTPPPNGTGAWERKGLGGAPALSTIDAGGIDEDENDDYFLTVSGFLQPTTLYIGTIGQGEPQVLKDSPGFFDASRYGVSQHFTTSKDGTRVPYFEIAAKDLVANGKNPTLQYAYGGFEISLQPSYSGSIGRAWLDQGGVYVIANIRGGGEYGPRWHQAALQENRLRTCEDFAAVSEDLFARNITSPAHLGAMGGSNGGLLMGNMLTLYPQLYGAIVSEVALLDMKRYTHLSAGASWIAEYGDPDQPEEWEWLKTFSPYENAKPGQTYPPALFTTSTRDDRVGPVHARKMHAKMVALGYDSSFYENMEGGHSAATDNKESAFMDALGYAYLWHHIR from the coding sequence ATGACATCAAGCCTCCCTCCGCAGCAGCAAGCCCCGCAGCAAGACGACGAACACCTCTGGCTCGAAGACATCGACGGCGATGCGCAACTGGCCTGGGCCCGGCAGGAGAACGCGAAGACCGTGCAGGCCTATGCGCAGTCGCCCGCGTTCAACGCGCTCGAACAGGGCATCCTCGAAGTGCTCGACTCCGACGAGCGCATCCCGATGGTCCGCAAGATCGGCCCCGGCTACTACAACTTCTGGCGCGACAAGACGCATCCGAAGGGCCTCTGGCGCCGCACCACGCTGGCCGAGTACCGCAAGCCCCAGCCCGCATGGGAGACCGTGCTCGACATCGACGCGCTGGCCGCAGCCGATGGCGAGAACTGGGTATGGCACGGCGCCGACTGCCTCGACCCCGACTACAAGCGCTGCCTGGTTTCGCTGTCGCGCGGTGGCGCCGATGCCGATGTGGTGCGCGAGTTCGACCTCGAAAGCAAGCAGTTCGTCGAAGGCGGCTTCACGCTGCCCGAGGCCAAGAACCACGTGGGATGGAAAGACATCGACCACCTCTACGTGGCCACCGACTTCGGCCCCGGCTCGATGACCAGCTCCAGCTACCCGCGCATCGTCAAGGAATGGCAGCGCGGCACGCCGCTGGCCAGCGCCGTCACGGTGTACGAAGGCGCGCACGAGGACATGTCGGTCAGCGCCTACCGCGACAACACGCCCGGCTTCGAGCGCGACTTCGTCTCGCGCCAGATCGACTTCTACGACAGCGAAACATGGCTGCGCGGCAGCGACGGCCAGCTCGTCAAGATCGACGTGCCCGACGACTCCAACATGGAGGTCACGCGCGAGTGGATGCTGATCGAGCCGCGCGAAGACTGGACCGTGGGCGGCACCACCTACACCTCGGGCTCGCTGCTGGCCGCGAAGTTCAACGACTTCATGGCGGGCAAGCGCGAGATCACGGTGCTGTTCGAGCCCGACGACACCACCGCGCTCGACAGCCATTCATGGACGCGCAACCACCTGATCGTCAACGTGATGCACGACGTGGTGAACCGGCTCGAAGTGCTCACGCCGCCGCCCAACGGCACGGGCGCGTGGGAGCGCAAGGGCCTGGGCGGCGCACCCGCGCTCTCGACCATCGACGCCGGTGGCATCGACGAAGACGAGAACGACGACTACTTCCTGACCGTGAGCGGCTTCCTGCAGCCGACCACGCTCTACATCGGCACCATCGGCCAGGGCGAGCCCCAGGTGCTGAAAGACAGCCCCGGCTTCTTCGACGCCTCGCGCTACGGCGTGAGCCAGCATTTCACGACCTCGAAGGACGGCACGCGTGTGCCCTACTTCGAGATCGCCGCGAAAGACCTGGTCGCCAACGGCAAGAACCCGACGCTGCAGTACGCCTACGGCGGTTTCGAGATTTCGCTGCAGCCAAGCTACAGCGGCAGCATCGGCCGCGCGTGGCTCGACCAGGGCGGCGTGTACGTCATCGCCAACATCCGTGGCGGGGGCGAGTACGGCCCACGCTGGCACCAGGCCGCATTGCAAGAGAACCGGCTGCGCACCTGCGAAGACTTCGCGGCCGTGTCCGAAGACCTGTTCGCGCGCAACATCACCTCGCCTGCGCACCTGGGCGCGATGGGCGGCAGCAACGGCGGCTTGCTGATGGGCAACATGCTCACGCTCTACCCGCAGCTCTACGGCGCCATCGTGAGCGAAGTGGCGCTGCTCGACATGAAGCGCTACACGCACCTGTCGGCCGGCGCCTCGTGGATCGCCGAGTACGGCGACCCGGACCAGCCCGAAGAGTGGGAATGGCTCAAGACCTTCTCGCCGTACGAGAACGCGAAGCCGGGCCAGACCTATCCGCCAGCCCTCTTCACCACCTCGACGCGCGACGACCGCGTGGGCCCGGTGCACGCGCGCAAGATGCACGCGAAGATGGTCGCCCTTGGATACGACAGCAGCTTCTACGAGAACATGGAAGGCGGCCACAGCGCGGCGACGGACAACAAGGAGTCGGCCTTCATGGACGCGCTGGGCTACGCCTACCTGTGGCATCACATTCGATAG
- a CDS encoding response regulator transcription factor: MRILLVEDEPEMASVLRIALHKRGILVDHAQTLAEGARYADATPYNALVLDRRLPDGDGLALVSDLRAAGNPVPVLMLTARDALDDRVAGLDAGADDYLGKPFAVEELLARIRALLRRPAETLADALHIAALSFDFTHCEASVAGQRMELPRRELLALETLVRRAGRTVLRGALERAVFGFDAEIQSNALDTHVSRLRKKLADTGAGVEICSIRGVGYLLRQQP, encoded by the coding sequence GTGCGCATCCTGCTGGTGGAAGACGAACCCGAAATGGCGTCGGTGCTGCGCATTGCGCTGCACAAGCGCGGCATCCTCGTGGACCACGCGCAAACGCTGGCCGAGGGTGCGCGCTACGCTGACGCCACGCCCTACAACGCGCTGGTGCTCGACCGCCGGCTGCCCGATGGCGATGGCCTGGCGCTGGTGTCGGACCTGCGCGCCGCCGGCAACCCCGTGCCGGTGCTCATGCTCACGGCCCGCGATGCGCTGGACGATCGCGTGGCCGGGCTCGACGCAGGCGCCGACGACTACCTCGGCAAGCCCTTCGCGGTCGAAGAACTGTTGGCCCGCATCCGCGCGCTGCTGCGAAGACCCGCCGAGACACTGGCGGACGCCCTGCACATCGCGGCGTTGTCCTTCGACTTCACGCATTGCGAGGCCAGCGTCGCCGGCCAGCGGATGGAACTGCCACGCCGCGAGCTGCTGGCGCTCGAAACCCTGGTGCGGCGCGCAGGTCGCACCGTGCTGCGGGGTGCGCTGGAGCGCGCGGTGTTCGGCTTCGACGCCGAGATCCAGTCGAACGCCCTCGACACGCATGTGTCGCGCCTGCGCAAGAAGCTCGCGGACACCGGCGCCGGCGTGGAGATCTGCAGCATCCGCGGCGTCGGCTATCTGCTGCGGCAGCAACCATGA
- a CDS encoding sensor histidine kinase: MKPLAPPTLKRRLIRQLVLLQVAIQLVVIGALVASGHLVDFSSTENTVEVLQEAVARDAAGKLHMRPTRRLVALRRTVPHLWFSIRDHQGGQVVEGQIPPEFARIGDALDTVRQARLGWNIGDPPRQAARMRWVDSAAGDVQILTGPDSPITWRYLGLALLLLLVQLVLPIMAITIAATLLATHFVVKRTLAGLNAAAARAGQIDADQRGVRLPLSDVPGEVATLVGAFNDALQRLDDGHARHERFLADAAHELRTPLAILNTRLENMPDSPDKHRLLADAARLSVLAGQLLDLQRMKGRADRLQPVDLVEMARDVVAEMAPLALAAGYEISFEAQTPFVETEGDRDALARALTNLVQNAIDHAGGQGNVVVRVDATGHVDVIDDGPGIPAAQRAHVFKPFYRVHATGPGAGLGLSLVQEIVRLHGGEVSVHDGPEGGTLFRMRLPLAGVPAPFHH; the protein is encoded by the coding sequence ATGAAGCCGCTGGCACCGCCCACGCTCAAGCGCCGGCTGATCCGCCAACTGGTGCTGCTGCAGGTCGCCATCCAGCTCGTGGTGATCGGTGCGCTGGTGGCGTCGGGGCACCTGGTCGATTTCAGCTCGACGGAGAACACCGTCGAGGTCCTGCAGGAGGCGGTGGCGCGCGATGCGGCCGGCAAGCTCCACATGCGGCCGACCCGGCGGCTGGTTGCGCTGCGCAGGACCGTGCCGCATCTCTGGTTCTCGATCCGGGACCACCAGGGCGGGCAAGTGGTCGAAGGCCAGATACCGCCCGAGTTCGCGCGCATCGGCGACGCGCTCGATACGGTTCGCCAGGCACGGCTGGGCTGGAACATCGGCGATCCGCCACGGCAGGCCGCGCGCATGCGCTGGGTGGACTCGGCCGCGGGCGACGTGCAGATCCTCACCGGCCCCGACAGCCCCATCACCTGGCGCTACCTGGGCCTTGCGTTGTTGCTGCTCCTGGTCCAGCTGGTACTGCCGATCATGGCCATCACCATCGCGGCGACGCTGCTGGCCACGCACTTCGTGGTGAAACGGACCCTGGCCGGACTGAACGCCGCCGCGGCGCGCGCAGGCCAGATCGACGCCGACCAGCGCGGCGTGCGCCTGCCGCTGTCCGATGTGCCGGGCGAGGTGGCGACGCTGGTGGGCGCCTTCAACGACGCGCTGCAGCGGCTGGACGACGGCCATGCGCGCCACGAGCGCTTTCTGGCCGATGCCGCGCACGAGCTGCGCACGCCGCTGGCGATCCTGAACACCCGGTTGGAGAACATGCCGGACAGCCCCGACAAGCACCGCCTGTTGGCTGACGCCGCGCGCCTGTCGGTGCTGGCGGGCCAGTTGCTGGACCTGCAGCGCATGAAGGGCCGCGCGGACCGGCTGCAACCTGTCGACCTGGTGGAGATGGCGCGCGACGTGGTCGCCGAGATGGCGCCGCTGGCTCTTGCAGCGGGCTACGAAATTTCGTTCGAGGCGCAGACCCCCTTCGTTGAAACGGAAGGCGACCGCGATGCGCTGGCGCGCGCGCTGACCAACCTCGTGCAGAACGCGATCGACCACGCGGGCGGACAAGGCAACGTGGTGGTGCGGGTCGATGCGACGGGCCATGTCGACGTGATCGACGACGGGCCCGGCATTCCTGCGGCGCAGCGCGCGCACGTCTTCAAGCCCTTCTACCGCGTGCACGCCACCGGTCCCGGTGCCGGGCTCGGGCTGAGCCTGGTGCAAGAGATCGTGCGCCTGCACGGCGGCGAAGTCTCGGTGCACGACGGCCCCGAGGGCGGCACGCTGTTCCGCATGCGCCTGCCGCTGGCCGGCGTCCCTGCACCTTTCCACCACTGA
- a CDS encoding sterol desaturase family protein, whose product MKTPAGGNRRRLRAALSWMLWPCLYGLGLIGAGLAFASHAPLLWFNLAYLSLALVIAVFERWMPHEPRWLVDDGETPCNLAHTLLTKGSAQLAAALAASFPVAVAAVVQPSLRVSLGVWPTHWPLVAHVVLALVVVELGLYVAHRSAHEWPPLWRFHALHHSVRRLWVLNTGRFHVIDSAFKAALGQIPLYLLGAPLAVFAWVGAVTAVTGLLTHCNIELRTGWLDRVFSTPALHRWHHSRVLEEGNRNYGENIVLWDLLLGTYFRPARRPPADIGIDGHVATGFLAQLLQPLTAAGVRQIMGMPPVHRHNRPSSAPQAGDSTGST is encoded by the coding sequence ATGAAAACACCGGCTGGCGGCAACCGGCGGCGGCTGCGCGCCGCGCTGTCATGGATGCTGTGGCCCTGTCTTTACGGACTGGGCCTGATTGGCGCGGGGCTGGCCTTTGCGAGCCACGCACCGCTGCTGTGGTTCAACCTCGCATACCTGTCGCTGGCACTGGTGATTGCCGTGTTCGAGCGCTGGATGCCGCACGAGCCGCGCTGGCTTGTGGACGACGGCGAGACGCCCTGCAACCTGGCCCACACCCTGCTCACCAAGGGCTCGGCGCAACTCGCGGCGGCGCTGGCCGCAAGCTTTCCCGTGGCCGTGGCAGCGGTCGTCCAGCCTTCGCTGCGCGTGTCGCTCGGCGTGTGGCCCACGCACTGGCCGCTCGTCGCGCACGTGGTACTCGCGCTCGTGGTCGTCGAACTCGGGCTCTATGTCGCGCACCGTTCGGCGCATGAATGGCCGCCGCTGTGGCGCTTTCACGCGCTGCACCACAGCGTGCGGCGGCTGTGGGTGCTGAACACCGGGCGCTTTCACGTGATCGACAGCGCGTTCAAGGCTGCGCTCGGCCAGATCCCGCTGTACCTGCTCGGCGCGCCGCTCGCGGTGTTCGCGTGGGTCGGCGCCGTGACCGCGGTCACCGGCCTGCTGACCCACTGCAACATCGAACTGCGCACCGGCTGGCTCGACCGGGTCTTCAGCACGCCCGCGCTGCATCGCTGGCACCACTCCCGGGTGCTGGAGGAAGGCAACCGCAACTACGGCGAGAACATCGTGCTGTGGGACCTGCTGCTCGGCACGTACTTTCGCCCCGCGCGTCGACCGCCGGCGGACATCGGCATCGACGGGCATGTCGCGACCGGGTTCCTGGCCCAGTTGCTACAGCCGCTGACGGCTGCGGGCGTGCGGCAGATCATGGGCATGCCGCCGGTTCATCGGCACAATCGGCCATCCAGTGCCCCACAAGCGGGGGACTCCACCGGCAGCACCTGA
- the rocF gene encoding arginase yields the protein MNTTLELIGAPTDIGASVRGAGMGPDALRVAGLPEALARQGFEIIDRGNLAGPATPWAPPANGLRHLDEVIAWNRSVYAAVDAALGAGNVPLMMGGDHCLAIGSISAIAWHARKRGKKLRVLWLDAHSDVNTETTSPSGNLHGMPVSCLLGHGPAVLTGWSGERAALAHDAIRFIGIRSVDNDEKEAIRTLGLSVFDMRHIDEHGMRTTMIEALQDVDEDTHLHVSFDLDCLDPGIAPGVGTGVRGGPTYREMQLCMEMISDTGRLCSLDVVELNPALDVRNQTAEVAVELIESLFGKSTLVR from the coding sequence ATGAACACCACCCTCGAACTGATTGGCGCGCCGACCGACATCGGCGCCAGCGTGCGCGGCGCCGGCATGGGGCCCGACGCGCTGCGCGTGGCGGGCCTGCCGGAAGCGCTGGCGCGGCAAGGCTTCGAGATCATCGACCGCGGCAACCTCGCGGGCCCGGCCACACCCTGGGCGCCACCGGCGAACGGGCTGCGCCACCTCGACGAAGTGATCGCATGGAACCGCTCGGTCTATGCGGCCGTCGATGCCGCACTGGGCGCCGGCAACGTGCCGCTGATGATGGGCGGCGACCATTGCCTGGCGATCGGCTCCATCAGCGCGATCGCCTGGCATGCACGCAAGCGCGGCAAGAAGCTACGCGTGCTGTGGCTCGATGCGCACTCCGACGTCAACACCGAAACCACCAGCCCCAGCGGCAATTTGCACGGCATGCCGGTGTCGTGCCTGCTGGGCCACGGGCCCGCGGTGCTCACGGGCTGGAGCGGCGAGCGCGCGGCGCTGGCGCACGACGCCATTCGCTTCATCGGCATCCGCAGCGTGGACAACGACGAGAAGGAAGCCATTCGCACGCTGGGCCTGAGCGTGTTCGACATGCGCCACATCGACGAACACGGCATGCGCACCACCATGATCGAGGCGCTGCAGGACGTGGACGAAGACACGCACCTGCATGTGAGCTTCGACCTCGATTGCCTCGACCCCGGCATCGCGCCCGGCGTGGGCACCGGCGTGCGCGGCGGCCCGACCTACCGCGAGATGCAGTTGTGCATGGAGATGATTTCGGACACTGGGCGGCTCTGCTCGCTCGACGTGGTCGAACTCAACCCGGCGCTCGACGTGCGCAACCAGACGGCCGAAGTGGCGGTGGAGCTGATCGAGAGCCTGTTCGGCAAATCGACGCTGGTGCGCTGA
- a CDS encoding FUSC family protein, whose amino-acid sequence MSTAPALQRMTGLWRHGRWRPGVQLAAAVAVAWLVSVALHLPESFWAVMSVLIVMRPSAGSTLDAGWDRVRGTAAGALCGLAGVYLQHHGAPALATTLGIVMLLAFASAAAPGLRSAPVAALIILSAGGIPGHSALQVALLRMVQIGIGVGVALAISTVASEYHAGPRFNEGCAALLHGIARRTAALAGAARPAEAETERINAATRAALVRLTILAGSADLEARWWRRGATAGASRSYRNKARLAARIFQDAIVLDRVFRRVPDSGTDPVWREAAEAASAALAGMAGALLGKGTPDLAALDRAATYHQSNQTEAVVSNALLAAPLCLLHDDLQRMQRCIAT is encoded by the coding sequence ATGAGCACCGCACCCGCCCTGCAACGCATGACCGGCCTTTGGCGCCACGGTCGCTGGCGCCCCGGCGTGCAGTTGGCCGCCGCCGTGGCCGTTGCATGGCTGGTGTCCGTCGCCTTGCATCTGCCCGAGAGTTTCTGGGCGGTGATGAGCGTGCTGATCGTCATGCGGCCCAGTGCCGGGTCCACGCTGGACGCCGGCTGGGACCGCGTGCGTGGCACCGCTGCCGGCGCCTTGTGCGGCCTTGCGGGGGTCTACCTGCAGCACCACGGCGCGCCTGCGCTGGCGACCACGCTGGGCATCGTCATGCTGCTGGCCTTCGCCAGTGCGGCCGCGCCGGGCCTGCGCAGTGCGCCCGTGGCGGCGTTGATCATCCTGTCGGCAGGCGGCATCCCGGGCCATTCGGCATTGCAGGTGGCGTTGCTGCGGATGGTGCAGATCGGCATTGGTGTCGGGGTGGCGCTGGCGATCTCGACGGTGGCGTCCGAGTACCACGCGGGCCCGCGTTTCAATGAAGGCTGCGCCGCGTTGCTGCATGGCATCGCACGCCGGACTGCCGCGCTGGCTGGGGCAGCCCGGCCCGCCGAAGCCGAGACCGAGCGCATCAACGCCGCCACCCGTGCGGCATTGGTGCGGCTGACGATCCTGGCCGGCAGCGCCGACCTGGAAGCGCGATGGTGGCGACGCGGTGCCACGGCCGGCGCGTCGCGCTCGTACCGCAACAAGGCGCGCCTGGCGGCGCGAATCTTCCAGGACGCCATCGTGCTGGACCGCGTGTTCCGCCGCGTGCCGGACTCGGGCACCGATCCTGTCTGGCGCGAAGCCGCAGAGGCCGCGAGCGCCGCGCTGGCTGGCATGGCCGGTGCCTTGCTGGGCAAAGGCACGCCGGACCTCGCAGCCCTCGATCGGGCGGCCACGTACCACCAGAGCAATCAAACAGAGGCCGTCGTCTCCAACGCACTGCTGGCCGCGCCCCTGTGCCTCCTGCACGACGACCTGCAGCGCATGCAGCGCTGCATCGCCACCTGA
- a CDS encoding MarR family winged helix-turn-helix transcriptional regulator, with amino-acid sequence MASTSPNPAQCASRLRNSVAQLARQLRSGSATPDGPSIAKLSVLGQLHRHGPCSPTALAAHERVKLQSLTRLLAELEAEGWIGRAPHPTDGRQWMLSLTTDGTRRLKALMRSREAALADAIGATLDADQRALLLQACELLDGLTAALGSQTPTASS; translated from the coding sequence GTGGCTTCAACTTCCCCCAATCCGGCGCAATGCGCCTCGCGCCTTCGCAACTCGGTCGCGCAACTGGCGCGCCAGTTGCGCAGTGGCAGCGCCACGCCCGACGGCCCCAGCATTGCCAAGCTCAGTGTGCTCGGCCAGTTGCACCGGCACGGGCCTTGTTCACCCACCGCGCTCGCAGCGCATGAGCGGGTCAAGCTCCAGTCGCTGACGCGGCTGCTGGCCGAGCTGGAGGCCGAAGGCTGGATCGGACGCGCGCCGCATCCCACCGACGGACGCCAATGGATGCTGTCGCTCACGACCGATGGCACGCGGCGGCTCAAGGCGCTCATGCGTTCGCGCGAGGCGGCGTTGGCCGATGCGATCGGCGCCACGCTGGACGCCGACCAGCGCGCCTTGCTGCTGCAGGCTTGCGAACTGCTCGACGGCCTCACCGCCGCTCTCGGCAGCCAGACGCCCACCGCTTCGTCCTGA
- a CDS encoding DUF2242 domain-containing protein: protein MHPNTFSSFRAPALLLGLVSALVLAGCGSTSRRVNYEPEEFGSTTTHTRNYEATEAQTCEAARRALLSQGYMITAANADLVTGRKSFQPAAEVHVEVEFRIVCAREGGKSSKQQSTVAFATALQDRYGIKKVNNSASLGVGAIGSLSLPFSGSDDAMVKVASETLTDERFYDRFFALLDRFLEGPEGEAEAPIETETPAASSPTAAPAAAPATTFPVNSSPNRG from the coding sequence ATGCACCCCAATACTTTCTCTTCTTTTCGCGCTCCGGCACTCCTGCTGGGGCTGGTGTCCGCCCTCGTGCTCGCCGGTTGCGGCAGCACCTCGCGCCGCGTGAACTACGAGCCGGAGGAGTTCGGCTCCACCACCACCCACACGCGCAACTACGAAGCGACCGAGGCCCAGACCTGCGAGGCCGCGCGCCGTGCCCTGCTGAGCCAGGGCTACATGATCACCGCGGCCAACGCCGACCTCGTGACCGGACGCAAGAGCTTCCAGCCGGCGGCCGAGGTGCATGTCGAGGTCGAGTTCCGCATCGTCTGCGCGCGCGAAGGCGGCAAGTCCAGCAAGCAGCAAAGCACCGTGGCCTTCGCGACCGCGCTGCAGGACCGCTACGGCATCAAGAAGGTCAACAACTCGGCGAGCCTGGGCGTGGGCGCCATCGGATCGCTCTCGCTGCCGTTCTCGGGCAGCGACGACGCGATGGTGAAGGTGGCCAGCGAGACGCTGACCGACGAGCGCTTCTACGACCGCTTCTTCGCGCTGCTGGACCGGTTCCTCGAAGGCCCGGAGGGCGAAGCCGAAGCGCCCATCGAAACCGAAACGCCGGCCGCTTCGTCGCCGACCGCCGCGCCCGCTGCGGCACCCGCCACCACCTTTCCCGTGAATTCATCGCCGAACCGCGGCTGA
- a CDS encoding nucleoside/nucleotide kinase family protein: protein MASSIEVVFMNTVGVAENARIQNLLADGRRKLLGLVGAPGAGKSTVAEAIRRSLGDRAQVVPMDGFHLANVELQRLGRADRKGAPDTFDGAGYVALLQRLREQRPDGDIVYAPEFRREIEEPIAGAIAVLPSTQLVITEGNYLLHEVGPWAGAAAMLDEVWYVDIDDAVREQRLVQRHQQFGRSAEAARDWVASTDAPNARLIAATRARAHHVLLWS, encoded by the coding sequence ATGGCATCTTCCATCGAGGTCGTCTTCATGAACACTGTCGGCGTGGCGGAAAACGCCCGTATTCAAAACTTGCTCGCAGATGGGCGACGCAAGCTTCTGGGGCTGGTGGGCGCGCCAGGCGCTGGTAAATCCACGGTGGCCGAAGCAATCCGGCGATCACTGGGAGACCGCGCGCAGGTCGTCCCCATGGACGGCTTCCACCTCGCCAACGTCGAGCTGCAACGGCTCGGCCGTGCCGACCGCAAGGGCGCGCCCGATACCTTCGACGGCGCCGGCTACGTGGCGCTGCTGCAGCGCCTGCGTGAACAGCGCCCAGATGGCGACATCGTCTATGCCCCCGAATTCCGCCGCGAGATCGAGGAGCCGATTGCCGGCGCCATCGCCGTGCTGCCGTCGACCCAGCTCGTCATCACCGAAGGCAACTACCTGCTGCACGAGGTCGGTCCGTGGGCCGGTGCGGCGGCGATGCTCGACGAGGTCTGGTACGTCGACATCGACGACGCCGTGCGCGAACAGCGCCTGGTGCAGCGCCACCAGCAGTTCGGCCGCAGCGCCGAGGCCGCGCGCGACTGGGTCGCCAGCACCGACGCGCCCAATGCGCGCCTGATTGCGGCGACGCGGGCGCGGGCGCATCACGTGCTGCTCTGGTCCTGA
- a CDS encoding ADP-ribosylglycohydrolase family protein, producing the protein MSVVAAQAALSAQVTHAHPEGIAGAVAVALAAAEACRSGAAGHRPSHGDFLGRVVEGLPPSEVRSKLIRAQSMAHVSSLDFPISVLGNGMNMSAQDTVPFALWCCGQALESYQEALWLTVGAGGDRDTLCAIVGGVVASFVGAEEIPSDWRIHREILPEWHLPSRSSS; encoded by the coding sequence ATGTCGGTCGTCGCGGCACAGGCGGCGTTGTCGGCGCAGGTCACGCATGCACACCCCGAAGGCATCGCCGGTGCAGTGGCCGTCGCATTGGCTGCCGCTGAGGCTTGCCGCAGCGGTGCGGCAGGGCACCGTCCGTCGCACGGGGATTTCCTCGGTCGCGTTGTCGAAGGGCTCCCGCCCAGCGAGGTTCGCTCCAAGCTGATTCGCGCCCAATCGATGGCCCATGTCAGCTCACTCGACTTCCCCATTTCCGTGCTGGGAAACGGCATGAACATGTCTGCACAAGACACCGTTCCATTCGCGCTGTGGTGCTGCGGGCAGGCGCTGGAGAGCTACCAGGAAGCCTTGTGGCTGACGGTTGGCGCCGGAGGCGATCGCGACACCTTGTGCGCTATCGTCGGCGGGGTGGTTGCATCTTTCGTCGGGGCCGAAGAGATTCCTTCGGACTGGCGAATCCACCGCGAAATCCTGCCTGAATGGCATCTTCCATCGAGGTCGTCTTCATGA
- a CDS encoding alpha-ketoglutarate-dependent dioxygenase AlkB family protein, whose product MNSPPIHLNPAFVASPDALLEWLKVAVTWDERMKARKTASFGVPYNYSQIAYESVPMPVELEALCAGIEVELGFRPNNCLLNYYADGASSMGFHSDSSEALAPGTGVAIVSVGSTRSIAYRSKTDSTLRFDCPLVHGSLLYMSEAVQQDWLHAIPKAEGVGERISLTFRAILK is encoded by the coding sequence ATGAACAGCCCGCCGATTCACCTCAATCCCGCGTTCGTCGCCTCGCCCGATGCCCTTCTCGAATGGCTGAAGGTCGCGGTGACGTGGGACGAGCGCATGAAGGCGCGCAAGACAGCCAGCTTTGGCGTGCCGTACAACTATTCGCAGATCGCGTACGAGTCAGTGCCTATGCCTGTCGAGCTGGAAGCCCTGTGCGCCGGGATTGAAGTCGAGCTCGGATTTCGCCCCAATAACTGCCTGTTGAATTACTACGCCGACGGCGCATCGTCGATGGGATTTCATTCGGACTCCAGCGAAGCACTGGCTCCCGGCACCGGCGTTGCCATCGTGTCGGTTGGCAGCACCCGGTCGATTGCGTACCGCAGCAAGACCGACAGCACCCTCCGGTTCGACTGTCCGTTGGTTCACGGATCGTTGCTGTACATGTCTGAGGCCGTCCAGCAGGACTGGCTGCATGCAATACCCAAGGCCGAAGGCGTGGGCGAACGCATCAGCCTGACGTTTCGTGCAATCCTGAAATGA